CATGTCAGACCAATCACACAAAGACCTGCAAGACCTGCTCAGCAGCATGGTTGCCGCCTATGCCGACAAACAAGTCGCTTCAAACGGCTCTTCATTCCAGCAAAAACCCACCCCTTCGGCCATCGGCGTGCATATCCACCCGATTCTCGACCGTATGTGCTTTGACGCCGAAGATCGCGGTGCATCCGATATCTTTATCAGCGCAGGCTTTCCGCCGGCAATGAAGCTCAACAGCAAACTGATGCCTGTACCGATGCCGATGCTTACCGCGGAAGACACCAAAGCCATCGTCGATTCAACCATGAACGACGAGCAAAAAGAAATCTTCAAGCGCGAGTTGGAATTAAACTATTCCATCCAATCGAAAAGCAACACCCGCTACCGTGTAAACGCCTATCACGAACAAGGCCGCGTCGGCTTGGTATTGCGCCGTATCAACACCGAAATTCCGACGGTGGAAGCGCTTGACCTGCCGCCGGTGTTGAACGATTTGATTCTGAAATCGCGCGGCATGCTGATTCTGGCGGGTGCGACCGGTTCGGGTAAATCCACCTCGATGGCAGCGATGCTCAACCACCGCAACCACAACCTTCCCGGCCACATGATTACTATCGAAGATCCGATTGAGTATCTGCATACGCCGAAAAAATGCATTATCACTCAGCGCGAAATCGGCATCGACACCGAAAGCTGGGATTTGGCCGTGCAAAACGCCATGCGCCAAGCACCCGATGTGGTGTGTATCGGCGAAGTGCGTTCGCAGCAAAGCATGGAATACGCCCTACAATTGGCACAAACCGGCCATTTGTGCGTATTCACCATTCACGCCACCAATGCCAACCAAGCCATCGAGCGCATCATGAACCTTTATCCTGAAGAGCGCCACAAGCAGGTGTTGGTTGACATTGCCATGAACCTTACCGGCATTATCGGCCAGCGCTTAGTGGTGAGAAAAGGCAACAAAGGCCGCACGGCTATCGTGGACTTGCTGATTAACACACCCGCCGTGCAGGATTTGATTTTCAAAGGCGATTTGATGGCGATCAAAGAATTGATGCAGCGCTCTCCTGAAGACGGCATGCAGACATTCGACCAAAATCTGTTCCGCCTGTATAACAACGGCGTCATCGATTACAACGAAGCCCTGCGCCAGGCCGACTCCGCCAACGATTTGCGCTTGCGCATCCAGCTTCACGAAGAAGGCGGCAAATCGGATCATCTGTTTGACCGGGTTAGCGATTTGAACCTGATTTAATACAGCAATCCTTAAACCGAATCTCTTAAACAAACACGCCATACTCGGGCTTTTGTACGGGTATGGCGTTAAGCGTTATAGTTAATCAACTTAAAAATAGTGCGCTCGTCATACTCCGGTCAAGCCTGAATATGGCGGTATCGTTATTATACAAGTGGATTGACTATAATCCTTAACGAAACAATGCCTGTCTGAAAACCTTTTTCAGACAGGCATTGTGACCAACCAGCATCAGTTTTTGCGCGCAGTAACAAATTCGGCCAAGCCGCGCAAGCGGGCGGCTTTTTCACCGAAAGGCTCCAACAGCGACACGGCATCGGTAACCAGCGTTTCCGCATAAGCGCGGGCATCGGCCAAGCCCATCAGTTTCACATAAGTCGGCTTATCATTATCCGCATCTTTACCGGCGGTTTTGCCCAAAGTGGCAGTGTCGGCCTCACAGTCGAGCACATCGTCAATCACTTGAAAAGCCAAACCGAGCTTTTCGGCATAGGCATCCAAACGCGCTATGTCATCATCGTTCAGGTTCGGGCAACACAATGCACCGAGCATTACCGCTGCGCGGATTAACGCACCGGTTTTCAAACCGTGCATCTGCTCCAACTCAGCCTGGCTCATCGCTTTGCCGACATTGGCCAAATCAATCGCCTGCCCGCCCGCCATGCCGAGGCTGCCCGCGGCCTTTGCCAGCACAGCCACCATTTTCAGCTGGCGCGCGACAGGCAGATTGGCCGGGCGGCTTAACACATCAAATGCCAGCGTTTGCAGCGCATCACCCACCAAAAGCGCGGTTGCTTCGTCGTATTGCACATGGCAGGTGGGTTTTCCGCGGCGCAGGCTGTCGTTATCCATTGCAGGCATATCGTCATGCACCAACGAATAAACATGCACCATCTCAATCGCCGCCATCGCCTGCTCCACCGCCGTAAAATCGGCTTCTCCCAACTCGGAAGCCGCCAGCACCAAAAGCGGGCGCAGACGCTTACCGCCGCCGAGCGTGACATAACGCATGGCTTCGTGTAGGGTATTGGGTACGGCATGGTTTGCAGGCAGCACGCGCTCAAGCGCAAGCTCGGTTTGCGCCTGCGCCTTTTGCTGCCACAGTTTCAAATCATTCGCCTGCATCAAGATTCAGCTCCTTAAGCCCGCCCGCATCCAAAACTTGCAGCTTCTGCTCCACTTCGGCCAATTTGGCTTGGCAGTATTTCACCAGCTCGTTGCCTTCCTGATAGGCGGCCAGCGCTTCTTCCAGCGGCATTTCGCTGCTTTGCATGGCTTGCGTGAGTGTTTCCAAACGCTTGAGCGCTTCTTCAAATGATTTTGGGGCGGCTGCTTTCTTCATGATGGGACTGGGATAGTTGTGAAAATGGTTGTGAAAACGGCATTGTAACATTTTCGGCTGCCTGCCGCAGAGGCGGCTTAGGCAAAGCAATGCCTGTCTGAAAAGTTTTTCAGACAGGCATTGGTGTTGTCCAAGTTTGATAGCTAATCTACTTACATAATTAAGGATACCGTCATACTCAGGCTTGACCCGAGTGTGACGAACGTACTATTTTTAAGTTGATTGACGATAGCAATGCTTAAAGCAGGGCTTCGGGTGATTCGGGCAGAATCTGGCCGCCGTCAACAATCAGCGTTTGGCCGGTAATATAGGCGGCTTCTTTGCTGGCGAGGAAGCAGGCGGCGTACCCGATGTCTTGCGGCGTGCCGAGGGTATGCATGGGGATGGCGGCGCGCATTTGGTTCAGATAGGTTTCGCCTTGCGCCTGTAAGCCTTCGGTCAGAATATTGCCGGGCATCACGGCATTGATGGTGATGCCGTGGCGCGCGTATTCCAGCGCCGCGCTGCGCATAAAGCCGAGCTGCCCGGCCTTGCTTGCGCCATAATGGCTCCAGCCGGGAAAGCCGGTAACCGGGCCGGTGATGGATGAGGTAATCACAATCCGCCCGTAATGCTTCGGCTGCATCACGCGAATGGCAGCCTGCACGATAAAAAACGTGCCTTTCAGGTTGATGCCGTGGGTTTCGTCCCAATCGGCTTCGTTCATGTCGGCAAGGTTTTTCTGCGGGAAAATGCCTGT
This portion of the Neisseria canis genome encodes:
- the fabG gene encoding 3-oxoacyl-ACP reductase FabG; the encoded protein is MSLFSLQGQVTLVTGAAKGIGKGIAQVLKQAGADIVIADIDREQGGRTAAELGAHYQYLDVRSQQSCRETVEAVAAKFGKLDILCSNTGIFPQKNLADMNEADWDETHGINLKGTFFIVQAAIRVMQPKHYGRIVITSSITGPVTGFPGWSHYGASKAGQLGFMRSAALEYARHGITINAVMPGNILTEGLQAQGETYLNQMRAAIPMHTLGTPQDIGYAACFLASKEAAYITGQTLIVDGGQILPESPEALL
- a CDS encoding exodeoxyribonuclease VII small subunit, translated to MKKAAAPKSFEEALKRLETLTQAMQSSEMPLEEALAAYQEGNELVKYCQAKLAEVEQKLQVLDAGGLKELNLDAGE
- a CDS encoding polyprenyl synthetase family protein; the encoded protein is MQANDLKLWQQKAQAQTELALERVLPANHAVPNTLHEAMRYVTLGGGKRLRPLLVLAASELGEADFTAVEQAMAAIEMVHVYSLVHDDMPAMDNDSLRRGKPTCHVQYDEATALLVGDALQTLAFDVLSRPANLPVARQLKMVAVLAKAAGSLGMAGGQAIDLANVGKAMSQAELEQMHGLKTGALIRAAVMLGALCCPNLNDDDIARLDAYAEKLGLAFQVIDDVLDCEADTATLGKTAGKDADNDKPTYVKLMGLADARAYAETLVTDAVSLLEPFGEKAARLRGLAEFVTARKN
- a CDS encoding PilT/PilU family type 4a pilus ATPase, yielding MSDQSHKDLQDLLSSMVAAYADKQVASNGSSFQQKPTPSAIGVHIHPILDRMCFDAEDRGASDIFISAGFPPAMKLNSKLMPVPMPMLTAEDTKAIVDSTMNDEQKEIFKRELELNYSIQSKSNTRYRVNAYHEQGRVGLVLRRINTEIPTVEALDLPPVLNDLILKSRGMLILAGATGSGKSTSMAAMLNHRNHNLPGHMITIEDPIEYLHTPKKCIITQREIGIDTESWDLAVQNAMRQAPDVVCIGEVRSQQSMEYALQLAQTGHLCVFTIHATNANQAIERIMNLYPEERHKQVLVDIAMNLTGIIGQRLVVRKGNKGRTAIVDLLINTPAVQDLIFKGDLMAIKELMQRSPEDGMQTFDQNLFRLYNNGVIDYNEALRQADSANDLRLRIQLHEEGGKSDHLFDRVSDLNLI